Proteins found in one Mixophyes fleayi isolate aMixFle1 chromosome 8, aMixFle1.hap1, whole genome shotgun sequence genomic segment:
- the EMP1 gene encoding epithelial membrane protein 1 has translation MLVVMAAIVVVHIATTIMLFVATISNVWMKNSNGLISTGIWQNCSDGTCVSIFNGMSDENQAAMKAVEAFMILAIIFCCFALFSFIGQLFMLEKGCRFYITGALMLFCWLCILIGASIYTARFAAQTTTWYHAYCFILAWICFCLSFILGILYMILRKK, from the exons ATGTTGGTCGTCATGGCTGCCATCGTTGTGGTTCATATTGCCACCACCATAATGCTCTTTGTCGCCACCATCTCCAAT GTTTGGATGAAAAATAGTAATGGGTTAATATCAACCGGTATCTGGCAAAATTGCTCGGATGGGACATGTGTCAGCATATTTAATGGCATGAGTGATGAGAACc AGGCTGCTATGAAGGCAGTGGAAGCTTTCATGATCCTGGCCATTATCTTCTGCTGTTTTGCCCTGTTTTCATTCATTGGACAGCTCTTCATGCTGGAGAAAGGATGTCGCTTTTACATCACAGGAGCTTTGATGCTTTTCTGCT GGCTCTGTATTCTTATTGGAGCTTCTATCTACACAGCCAGATTTGCAGCCCAGACTACCACATGGTATCACGCATACTGCTTTATTTTGGCATGGATCTGTTTTTGCCTCAGCTTCATACTTGGAATCCTTTATATGATCCTGCGGAAGAAGTAA